AACCAAGCAGCTCATTCGCTCTACAGTGCTGGCCATATTGGCCGCTGCGGTCATATTAATCACCGTCGTCTTACCGTCTGAATATGCCATTGATCCAACGGGTGTTGGGCGTGTATTGGGCTTAGCACAGATGGGTGAAATCAAGGTGCAGTTAGCCGAAGAAGCCGAAGCAGACCGGCTGCTTGATCAACAGACAGCCCCAAGCCCGTCATCTGATCAACGCTCAAGTCTTGGCGATATAATAGGGCAATTCTTTATAAGTTCGGCTGCGGCGCATTCTGAATTTGAAGACGAGATGTCTGCCACACTAGCGCCGGGGCAGAGCGCTGAAATAAAATTGAAAATGAACAAGGGTGCGACCGCGAACTATATGTGGACCGCAACCGACAAAGTGAACTTCGACCTCCATGCACATGCAAACGGCCAAAACGCTGCCTATAAAAGAGGTCGAGGTGCCATGGCAGATGAAGGTCAATTCACAGCAGAGTTCGACGGGTATCACGGTTGGTTTTGGCGCAACCGCACGGACGCAGACGTAACTATTACGCTCCATACAAGCGGTGAATATGCCGAACTAAAGCGTATGGAATAGGTTTTACGATCAGATTTGGGGTGGCTGACTGCAGCCACCCCACTCTTCAAAAAGCAGCCATAAAAACGTAATCCAAGACGGATAGAAATTATGTTGAGAACAGAAGCCTTGTCGAAAAGTTACGGGTCTCTTGACGCGCTTTCAAAGTTGACCCTTAACATCCAGCCAGGCGAAATATTTGTGTTGCTTGGGTCAAACGGAGCGGGCAAATCAACGACGATGAATTTGTTTCTTGGGTTTGTTGACCCAAGCAGTGGTGGTGCATTAATCAATGAGATGAATGTCGCGGACTATCCCTTAGAAACCAAAGACTCCCTGGCCTATATTCCCGATCTAGTGATGCTTTACCCTGAACTCACTGGCCTGGAGAATTTGCGTTATTTCTCCAAGCTCGGTGGAAAATCATATTCAGAGATTGAGCTTCGGAAAATTCTTCAAAACGCTGGTCTGCAGGAAGATGCGGCGGACCGGAAAATTGGCAAGTACTCCAAGGGAATGAGGCAAAAGACAGGGATCGCTATAGCGATGGCCAAACAAGCAAAAGCATTACTTTTAGATGAGCCGTTTTCAGGTCTCGACCCCAAAGCCAGTAACGAATTTGCTCAACTCCTTCTTGATATGAGAAATCGAGGTACAGCCATTTTGATGGCGACCCATGACATTTTCAGAGCCAAACAAATAGCGACCCGTATCGGGATTATGCGCGCTGGAACAATGGTCGAACAAATCGACCCTTCGACCGTGAGCCACACTGAGATAGAGGAGATTTATGTGCGGCATATGAAGTGAGCCCGTCAGCGGCCTACAACAAACTCTATTTTGGTGAGGTAAGCCGAATACTTGGGGCAGGATTTGGGGTTTCCCAAGGTAAGGAATTTTGTTCATGAATATCGACGTAGCGAATTTCTCCGACTTTGCAGTGCTGAACAACTTTGAAAGAAAGAAGTGAGCCGGGCTCATCCACGAATCGTGTCTCAATTTCGAAACGGTCGTACATATCCGACGGGATCGGCCCTCCTTGCCAGGAGATTTCGAGTTGAGCTTCTTCAGTTTTCATTTGGGTCCGGTCGAATGTCCACCCGGGTTTAAATTGTGGCACGACGTAACTAATGCCCTCTGGCAACAGAACTTTTAGGCCGGTCGTGGGTGATCCGTCACATCCATGTATGACCCGGAAACTTATAAACGTGTTGATTCCTGTCGGAGCCGTTGATTGATCAATGACCACATGTGCTGTCACCGGGATAGCTAAACAGAAGTTAATAACAATGAGTGAGAACGCAAATTTTGAAATCATGGACGTGATAATTCCTCACTGCCATTCACCCGGCGAATGTCATTCCGCCAAACTTGAAGATGAAACTGGCTAGAATTCTTGTCGAGTTTTAGCCAGACCAGACCGTAGTTATAAAGCAATTGGAGTTGTAATGCATACCGAAGCGCAAGATCACTGGGCCCACGACCACACCTTTGGACAAGATCAACGCAAGCCCGGCGAGACAAGAACCTGGATCGTGATCGCGCTGACAGCGGTGACCATGGTTGTGGAGATATGGGCAGGGCTAAAGTATGGGTCGATGGCCCTCCTGGCGGATGGCCTTCATATGGCTTCGCATGCGTCTGCTCTCTGTATCGCGGCCTTTGCCTATGTCTACGCACGCAAGCAGGCCAATGACCCTAGATTCAGTTATGGAACAGGGAAAGTGAACTCGTTAGCAGGCTTTGCTAGCGCAGTTCTCCTGGCCGCGTTTGCTTTTTTGATGGCGTGGGAAAGTGTTCAAAGGCTCATTTCTCCAACCACCATTGCGTTTGATCAGGCGATAATTGTTGCCGTTATCGGATTGTTCGTAAACGTCGTCAGTGCTCTTGTGCTCATTCCGCCCGGCCAAGACGGCGACCACCATCATGCAGGTCATGGCCATCATCATCACGACCACAATCTGAAAGCGGCATACCTTCACGTTATTGCAGATGCCTTAACCTCAGTACTGGCCATTGTGGCGCTGTTGTTGGGCAAACTTGCTGGTTTGGCATGGATGGACCCCGTTATGGGTCTGGTCGGCGCAGCTTTGATCGTTCGCTGGTCGTACGGTCTACTAAAAGACAGCAGCGCTGTCTTATTGGACCGTCAAGCTTCGCCAGAAGTCTCTGATAAGGTAAAGAAAATAATAGAAACCGAATCTGATGCGCGCATAACTGACCTTCACGTGTGGTCTATTGGGCCGGGCGTTACCGCAGCAACAGTGGCGATTATCGCCTCCAACCCAGAAACGCCAACCCACTACAAAGAACTAGTCTGTCAAGAAATCGACCTCGATCACGTTACAATTGAGGTCCATCGCTGCAAAGATCAGCACGAATACTAGGTTATTATGCGAGTGGTCGCTCGCTCCAATTATTGATCAACCAAGGTGATGGGGAGTTTGTATTGCGGCTTACAAGTTCCATGAATTTCTCCATCCCGCACGTCTGCTTCCACAGTGTTTCCGCAAGCCGCATATATATTGGCGAGATTTTCACTGTCGATTGAGAAGACCACCGAACAGGTCGACCACCACAGGTAATATTATCGCGAACGCATTCCAAATGATCCAAATATCGTTCACGCAACTATTGAAGTGCGTGAATGTAAATCCAAACACATTAGAATATTTTACGTATTCTGAATCTTTTAGACATCAGAGGTTGCCTGAACTTCAGCCATCTACTTCTTTTCCCATTTCCACAGTTTGGAAATCGCGAAGTATATGAAAGACGCGGACCCTGCGATAAGAATAAGGCCATTTAACGCCTCAACACCCGTGAGGAAACGAATGTGACCGGAAGGGAAAATATCTCCAATACCAAGAGATGTAAAAGTTACTGCTGAATAATACAGATAGTCATAAGGGGCATGGGCTTCTAGTCCCCTTAGCGACCCTATCTGAAGGATCTGTTCTGAGAACCAATAAGCCAATGCATAGAGAACGATCTCGACCATATGCACAATAAAGACTCCTGCAACGATCCAGAACGTCATTACGTTGGACGACCACGCTGTGTTGGGAATTTTCTCACACATCCACTTCAAGGTGCTGAAGTGAATCATAGACGTGAGAACCATAAGGCTAGCGCTTAGTAGCACAGCGTAAAACATCTGAGGTTCTCCATCCAAATTGCGAAAAGAATTCCACCTCTACTCAATGCTTATCGTGTTCCACTTCTTCCTGAGTCAGGTCTTTATTTCGCAAGAACAACCATTCTCCGACAAAAACCAAGATTAAACCTATAACTGCCACGTAGATGATTAGCGGATCAGAAACGGCCTTAAGTGCTATAAATGTACTGAGCACGGCAGTGTCGAGAATAATTGCAATTATCAATATCAGAGAACTGGACTTTGTTTCTTCTCGCAAATATTTCAAAATTCCCCAGTGGATAGCGATATCCATCACAAGATAAAAAATCGCTCCTAGAGACGCGATGCGACTGAGGTCGAAGAATATCGTTAGAAAAGCGGCAGCGACGACCGTGTACACTAGCGTATGTTTCTGAATGCGCCCGGTCATACCGAAATGGCTGTGAGGTATGAGTTTCATATCGGTAAGCATGGCCAGCATCCGCGACACAGCAAACACACTTGCAAGCAAACCAGAGGCTGTTGCGATGATCGCAAGAATTACTGTAGCGATAACGCCATATTGTCCGAAAGCTGGCTTTGCCGCTTCTGCTAAAGCGAAATCTTTAGACTGAATGATTTCTTCAAGGGTTAGGCTGGAGCCTACTGCGTAAGCGACTAACATGTAGATGACCACACAAATCAGTATTGAAAAGATGATCGCACGACCAACGTTACGGCTCGGGTTAACCAGCTCAGACCCACTGTTGGTGATCGTGGTAAAGCCTTTGTAGGCAAGGATTGATAGCGCAATAGATGCGATAAATCCGCTAAAGCCGGTTTCTGATGTTCCACTACTGCCAGCTTCGAACGAAAAACCTGACACAGACAGACCGACAATCGCCAACATTGCAATGCCGCCAATCTTGAGTATGGCCATCGCCAATGAAAAGCCGCCAAGCAAGCTATTCCCGGAAATATTGATCAAAAAAGCAAAGATAATCAAACCAACACCAAGCGCAGGAACCAGCGCGCTTGAGCTTTCTATATTAAATAGCTGAAGGGTGTAGGTGCCGAAGGTCCGCGCAACCAGGCTCTCATTGATAACCATCGAGAACGCCATAAGAAGAGCACAGGCACCGGTCATGGTTCCAGGCCCATAAGCCTTCAGAAGGTACATTCCAATTCCACCAGCGGACGGAAAAGAATTAGACATTTTTACATAGGAATATGCGCTAAACCCGCAGACGATTGCAGCTGCGAGAAAAGACAGCGGGAATAATGGCCCTGCAAGCTCTGCAACCTGCCCCGTTAAAGCAAATATGCCAGCACCAATCATGACACCCGTTCCCATGGAAACCGCACCGATGAGCGTTAGGCTGTTTTTTTCATAGTCGTCTTCCATAGTGTATTCTTTCTCTCCAGTGTTGAGGTTTGATCTTTAAGAACCAGGCGCGCGCATCTCTGGTGAACTTGAACTGTTAACGAGGTAGATGCCCGCTAAGCTTAAAGTGATGCCGCCGACTTGAATCCACCCCAGGCTTTCATTGAAGAAAATTAAGCCCATCGATAGACCGAAGATTGGAATTAAGAAGCTAAAGGCATTCGCACGGTTCAATTCAACGTCTTGTAGGATGGCCGACCAAAGCCAGTAGACAAGTGCTGTGCCAGCAAAACTGAGCGATACAAGACTAAGAGTGAACCGAGTCGACCAAACGAGATCAGTTGGATTTTCTGTTGAAAGTGCAAGTAAACCGAGCGGGATGCTCCCAATCACCATCTGCCAACCCATAGCCACTAAAGGGTCTGCACGATTTCCCAGGCGTCTGATGAGGACATTACTGACCGTGATACCGCATGCAGCCAGCACAATGTAGGCGATGCCAAGTAATTGATCGGGACGCCCAGCAGCACCAAAACTCGGAAGGGTAATGATTACGATCCCAATAAAACCTAATAGCAAACCAACCTTGCCGCGCCCCTCAAGAACTTCTCCAAGGAACAAGTAAGCCAAGAAAGCGGCCAGAAGGGGTTGTGTATTGGCGATAACTGTCGCGAGGCCTGGGGTAACGAATTCGGCGGCATGAAACATCCCGAAGAAACCTAGTGTGGTTGCCCCAAGGCCGATAGAGATGATGATCGTCCAAACCTGTCTACCTCTTGGCATGGGTCTATTAAGGCAAAACGCAATAAATAGGAGCGTTGCTCCAGCTAAAATCGCGCGCAAGCTGGCGAATGTCAGATGTGGGGCATCGTTGATTCCCACTGATATTAAAGGGAAACAAATCGCCCAAAGAAACATGACGAGTATAACCGTGACAAAGTAACGCTTTGTCACGGCGCGTTCGCCCGCCCGTTCGTAAGAATTGATACTGAATCAATCATTAATATCTTTGAAGGTACTTAGAGGATTCAATGTGACCTCCATTAATGGCTGCTTGTTAGAGTTTGCCATGTATCACGATCCTTATGGTTAGCTTACTTCGTTGCACTTTCTAAGCGTCTTACATGGGGTGTTTATTTGGATCTTTGAGCAGTTCTTGCTGCTCTGGAGTTAATGATTCCTCGGCAGGCGATCGCGTCATCGGGCGACCTTGCATGCCATCGCTACGCATTTGTTCCATCGGCATTTCGCCTTCTGTTCTCATACGCATCAGTTGCCGCATGGATGTGTCGTCCGTCGCCCTCATCATCGAGGGGTATGCTGTATCGAACTCACCAGCACGTTGATACTGAAACCAGAAGTAGCTGGTGCAGGCGCCACCACCAATACTCATAACAATCATGATTGTCGCTGCCGTCTTAATCAGCCCTGCGGCTTCTTTTGACCCCACGTGCCAAGCGATCAAGCCGCCTACAAATAAAGCGGTCCATAGAGCAAAAGCGATGTCTCCAAGAAACTGAGCCATGTCGATCTCCTTTATTTAGCGATCTAGTTTTAGAAGCCGTGCATTGACAGCGCAGATGACAGTGCTGAGGGACACGAATACCACCCCAAATGCAGGACTAAGGACAGTGAAGGCAGCGCCTGCCGATACCGACAACTGAGGCTGTCCATTTTACTTTTTACCTCTATTAAATCTTCACCCGCCGCAAGCGCAGCGCATTCATCACCACCGAGATTGAGGATGCACTCATCGCAAAAGCAGCGAACATCGGACTAATCAATATTCCAAACGCAGGGAATAAAAGCCCTGCCGCCACAGGCACACCGGCGGCATTATAGATCAGCGCAAAGAACAAGTTCTGCCGAATATTACGCATAGTTGCACGCACGAGGCGACGAGCACGCACAATACCGTCAAGATTGCCTTTAATCAGCGTAAACCCTGCGCTTTCAATCGCAACATCCGCGCCGGTTCCCATCGCAATCCCAACATCGGCCTGTGCGAGTGCAGGAGCATCATTCACCCCGTCACCGGCCATAGCGACTTTCAAGCCTTGAGCCTGAAGCTCCTTGATAATTTTGGCTTTGTCTTCAGGCAGAACATCGGCACGAATTTCATCAATGCCCAACCTTGCGGCCACGGCCTTTGCCGTGCGTTCATTATCGCCGGTCGCCATGATAATCCTAAAACCCAGATCATGTAGCGCTTTTAAAGCAGCAGGCGTTGTTTCTTTCACCGGATCGGCCACGCAGACCAGTCCGGCAATCGCGCCATCAAGCACGACGAACATCACGGTTTCGCCTTCATCACGCCTTGTATTAGCCGTTTCAACCAGTGCACCGCTCTCCAGCCCCATATCGGAGATAAGCGCTGCATTGCCCAGCGCCACGGCATGGCTATCCACCACACCTTTCACGCCCTTGCCGGTTATGGCTTCAAATTCCGTAGCCTCCGCCATCTCAACGCCGCGTTCTTCTGCACCTCGCACAATAGCCTCAGCCAGAGGATGCTCCGAGCCGCGCTCAAGTGAGGCGGCAAGATGAAGTACCTCAGCCTCTTCATGACCATCTTCGGGAAGTACGCCCACCAATTTAGGCTTTCCTTCAGTTAGCGTGCCTGTTTTATCGACGATCAGTATGTCTACTTTTTCA
The sequence above is drawn from the Rhodospirillaceae bacterium genome and encodes:
- a CDS encoding ABC transporter ATP-binding protein; protein product: MLRTEALSKSYGSLDALSKLTLNIQPGEIFVLLGSNGAGKSTTMNLFLGFVDPSSGGALINEMNVADYPLETKDSLAYIPDLVMLYPELTGLENLRYFSKLGGKSYSEIELRKILQNAGLQEDAADRKIGKYSKGMRQKTGIAIAMAKQAKALLLDEPFSGLDPKASNEFAQLLLDMRNRGTAILMATHDIFRAKQIATRIGIMRAGTMVEQIDPSTVSHTEIEEIYVRHMK
- the dmeF gene encoding CDF family Co(II)/Ni(II) efflux transporter DmeF: MHTEAQDHWAHDHTFGQDQRKPGETRTWIVIALTAVTMVVEIWAGLKYGSMALLADGLHMASHASALCIAAFAYVYARKQANDPRFSYGTGKVNSLAGFASAVLLAAFAFLMAWESVQRLISPTTIAFDQAIIVAVIGLFVNVVSALVLIPPGQDGDHHHAGHGHHHHDHNLKAAYLHVIADALTSVLAIVALLLGKLAGLAWMDPVMGLVGAALIVRWSYGLLKDSSAVLLDRQASPEVSDKVKKIIETESDARITDLHVWSIGPGVTAATVAIIASNPETPTHYKELVCQEIDLDHVTIEVHRCKDQHEY
- a CDS encoding transmembrane anchor protein gives rise to the protein MYNTDLPTRAELPSTKQLIRSTVLAILAAAVILITVVLPSEYAIDPTGVGRVLGLAQMGEIKVQLAEEAEADRLLDQQTAPSPSSDQRSSLGDIIGQFFISSAAAHSEFEDEMSATLAPGQSAEIKLKMNKGATANYMWTATDKVNFDLHAHANGQNAAYKRGRGAMADEGQFTAEFDGYHGWFWRNRTDADVTITLHTSGEYAELKRME
- a CDS encoding DMT family transporter; the encoded protein is MTKRYFVTVILVMFLWAICFPLISVGINDAPHLTFASLRAILAGATLLFIAFCLNRPMPRGRQVWTIIISIGLGATTLGFFGMFHAAEFVTPGLATVIANTQPLLAAFLAYLFLGEVLEGRGKVGLLLGFIGIVIITLPSFGAAGRPDQLLGIAYIVLAACGITVSNVLIRRLGNRADPLVAMGWQMVIGSIPLGLLALSTENPTDLVWSTRFTLSLVSLSFAGTALVYWLWSAILQDVELNRANAFSFLIPIFGLSMGLIFFNESLGWIQVGGITLSLAGIYLVNSSSSPEMRAPGS
- a CDS encoding YcnI family protein; the encoded protein is MISKFAFSLIVINFCLAIPVTAHVVIDQSTAPTGINTFISFRVIHGCDGSPTTGLKVLLPEGISYVVPQFKPGWTFDRTQMKTEEAQLEISWQGGPIPSDMYDRFEIETRFVDEPGSLLSFKVVQHCKVGEIRYVDIHEQNSLPWETPNPAPSIRLTSPK
- a CDS encoding APC family permease; translated protein: MEDDYEKNSLTLIGAVSMGTGVMIGAGIFALTGQVAELAGPLFPLSFLAAAIVCGFSAYSYVKMSNSFPSAGGIGMYLLKAYGPGTMTGACALLMAFSMVINESLVARTFGTYTLQLFNIESSSALVPALGVGLIIFAFLINISGNSLLGGFSLAMAILKIGGIAMLAIVGLSVSGFSFEAGSSGTSETGFSGFIASIALSILAYKGFTTITNSGSELVNPSRNVGRAIIFSILICVVIYMLVAYAVGSSLTLEEIIQSKDFALAEAAKPAFGQYGVIATVILAIIATASGLLASVFAVSRMLAMLTDMKLIPHSHFGMTGRIQKHTLVYTVVAAAFLTIFFDLSRIASLGAIFYLVMDIAIHWGILKYLREETKSSSLILIIAIILDTAVLSTFIALKAVSDPLIIYVAVIGLILVFVGEWLFLRNKDLTQEEVEHDKH
- a CDS encoding ion channel, yielding MVLTSMIHFSTLKWMCEKIPNTAWSSNVMTFWIVAGVFIVHMVEIVLYALAYWFSEQILQIGSLRGLEAHAPYDYLYYSAVTFTSLGIGDIFPSGHIRFLTGVEALNGLILIAGSASFIYFAISKLWKWEKK